In Mucilaginibacter boryungensis, a single window of DNA contains:
- a CDS encoding serine hydroxymethyltransferase has translation MKRDKLIFELLDEEQDRQEEGLELIASENFVSRQVMEAAGSVATNKYAEGLPGKRYYGGCQIVDEIETIAIERAKQLFNAEWVNVQPHSGAQANAAVMLACLQPGDKILGFDLSHGGHLTHGSPVNFSGKLYQPHFYGVKKDTGLIDYEQLKKVALAEKPKMIICGASAYSRDWDYEFIRKVADKIGALVLADISHPAGLIARGLLKDPLPHCHIVTTTTHKTLRGPRGGMIMMGKDFPNPFGQTTPKGEVKMMSAVLDMAVFPGTQGGPLEHIIAAKAVAFGEALSESYMKYILQVKKNGEAMAKALVARGYDIVSGGTDNHLILIDLRNKNITGKAAENALVNADITVNKNMVPYDDKSPFVTSGIRVGTAAVTTRGMKEKQMEQIVELIDAVINAPEDEHSLKKIRKHVHTLTEKFPLYK, from the coding sequence ATGAAAAGAGACAAACTAATATTTGAATTGTTAGATGAAGAACAGGACAGGCAGGAAGAAGGCCTGGAACTGATAGCTTCAGAAAATTTTGTGAGCAGACAGGTAATGGAAGCCGCGGGTTCGGTTGCAACCAATAAATATGCCGAGGGTTTACCCGGCAAGCGTTATTATGGCGGCTGCCAGATTGTTGACGAAATTGAAACAATTGCTATTGAACGGGCTAAACAACTTTTTAATGCCGAATGGGTTAACGTGCAGCCGCATAGTGGCGCGCAGGCTAACGCCGCGGTTATGCTGGCCTGTTTACAGCCTGGCGATAAAATATTAGGGTTCGACCTTTCTCACGGCGGGCACTTAACCCATGGTTCGCCGGTAAATTTTTCGGGCAAGTTATATCAGCCGCACTTTTATGGGGTTAAAAAGGATACCGGGCTGATTGACTATGAACAACTGAAGAAAGTTGCCCTGGCAGAAAAACCAAAAATGATCATCTGCGGCGCTTCAGCTTACTCGCGCGATTGGGATTATGAATTTATCCGTAAGGTAGCCGATAAAATTGGGGCATTGGTATTAGCTGATATTTCGCACCCGGCGGGGTTAATAGCCCGCGGATTACTGAAAGACCCACTACCACATTGCCATATTGTAACAACTACCACGCATAAAACACTACGTGGCCCACGCGGGGGCATGATTATGATGGGGAAAGACTTTCCAAATCCATTTGGACAGACAACCCCAAAAGGCGAGGTGAAAATGATGTCGGCAGTGTTGGATATGGCGGTTTTCCCTGGTACACAAGGTGGCCCATTAGAGCATATTATTGCCGCTAAGGCCGTTGCCTTTGGCGAAGCACTAAGCGAAAGCTACATGAAATATATATTACAGGTAAAAAAGAATGGCGAAGCTATGGCTAAAGCATTAGTTGCCCGTGGCTACGATATTGTATCGGGCGGTACAGATAACCATTTGATACTGATAGACCTGCGGAATAAAAATATAACTGGCAAGGCAGCCGAGAATGCTTTGGTAAATGCCGATATTACCGTAAATAAAAACATGGTGCCTTATGATGATAAATCGCCATTTGTAACATCGGGTATACGTGTGGGTACTGCGGCTGTTACTACCCGCGGCATGAAAGAGAAGCAAATGGAACAGATAGTAGAACTGATTGATGCCGTAATTAATGCGCCCGAAGATGAACATTCACTAAAGAAGATACGTAAACATGTTCACACATTGACGGAAAAATTTCCGTTGTATAAGTAA
- a CDS encoding PAS domain S-box protein, translated as MAESYPITAYEQKRLAALKSYEILDSAPEQEYDALTRLASYICQAPIALITLIDGDREWVKSKIGTGYQESSRADSFCHYTIQTDTLMEVPDARADKKFSKHKSVIAEPGIRFYAGAPLIDENGFKLGSLCVLDSVPRHLTPEQREALLILAREVISHLTIRKQKKELEETVLRHKEFFNLFNNSPDIHCIINSENKIELINNAVTPVLGYAPEEAIGMPVWNFFNSHIDLTKLEQLINEPDKYHSAEIESEIANRNGDIRWICWSVSIKDGKWYTSGRDITYQKKLLAELEQLSLVASRISNGVAIMDENNNTVWINRAFTKITGFDLDEVYNKQLSTILKGDYEDPAVVEKINSLLKTKKPFEIDLQIKTKKGKLLWISFINSVILDDEGKVEKYIKILVDITDRKIAENDLNILSFAAKKSPSGFLVRDKDGRVTWMNEAFEKITGYSLEEMKGKIFGTTLLGEDTDMNVFNKAVELTRQQKPYEVEIKIYKKDKTPIWVYLSNNPLFNENGDIERQIGVIVDITERKKVDQQIEMLSLVASNTMSGVVINDGEGHIEWVNDAFTRITGYTLADVKNYHLGDVLKGELTDVGIIQKSRELSKNKQSFEVDLLVYRKDGQPLWITVINSVIENNNGKVEKYIEVIIDITSKKKAELELIAAKEEALQLGRTKEMFISVMSHEIRTPLNAVIGISHLLLKDNPLPSQRENLNVLKFSADNLMVLINDVLDFTKMETGNVQLERADVKLHELVQGVVSTMRFKAQDKDIYIKSHIDKGVPETVIGDSTRLIQILLNLASNAVKFTDKGGVTIDLKLIEETPENVRIRFAVTDTGIGIASDKINTIFELWKQADTDTTRKYGGTGLGLAISKRLVTLHDSRINVDSVLGQGSTFWFTVTFKKTIDHSVNKNNKVEEGLKIHALVVDDNQINRLLINKVLKKWGATADFAENGVEAINKVKENQNYDVVLMDIHMPEMGGLEATGVIRGIQQPYFQQLPIIALTASMLNSQMDQIGDAGMNDYILKPFDPKTLFEKLSRYQKQ; from the coding sequence GTGGCAGAGAGTTACCCCATTACTGCTTATGAGCAAAAGCGACTTGCTGCACTAAAATCATACGAAATTTTAGATAGTGCGCCTGAACAGGAATATGATGCCCTAACCCGTTTAGCATCATACATTTGCCAGGCGCCTATTGCATTAATTACGCTGATAGATGGTGACAGGGAATGGGTGAAGTCTAAAATAGGGACTGGCTACCAGGAATCATCAAGGGCCGATTCCTTTTGCCACTATACTATTCAAACAGATACGCTAATGGAGGTGCCGGATGCCCGGGCCGATAAAAAATTCAGCAAACACAAATCGGTAATAGCCGAACCCGGTATCAGGTTTTATGCCGGTGCGCCCCTTATTGATGAAAACGGATTTAAACTAGGTTCGTTATGTGTGCTGGATTCTGTACCACGCCACTTAACACCAGAACAGCGTGAAGCTTTGCTGATACTGGCCCGTGAAGTTATTTCCCACCTTACCATCCGGAAACAAAAAAAAGAATTAGAAGAAACTGTTTTGCGGCATAAAGAGTTCTTTAACCTTTTTAATAACTCGCCCGATATTCATTGCATAATTAACAGTGAAAACAAAATAGAACTGATAAACAATGCGGTTACCCCTGTATTAGGCTATGCCCCTGAAGAGGCTATTGGCATGCCCGTATGGAATTTTTTTAATAGCCATATCGATCTTACAAAGCTTGAACAGCTTATAAACGAACCGGATAAATATCATTCTGCCGAAATCGAATCGGAGATAGCCAACCGTAATGGCGACATCAGGTGGATATGCTGGTCGGTTAGTATAAAAGATGGCAAATGGTACACCAGTGGCCGCGATATCACCTATCAGAAGAAATTGCTAGCCGAACTGGAGCAACTATCGTTAGTGGCCAGTAGAATAAGTAATGGCGTGGCCATTATGGATGAAAATAATAATACAGTCTGGATAAACAGGGCGTTCACAAAAATTACCGGGTTTGATTTAGATGAAGTATATAATAAGCAGCTAAGCACCATATTGAAAGGTGATTATGAAGACCCTGCTGTTGTAGAAAAAATAAATAGCCTGCTGAAAACCAAAAAACCATTTGAAATTGACCTGCAGATAAAAACTAAAAAAGGCAAGCTGCTATGGATATCCTTTATCAATTCGGTTATACTGGACGATGAAGGGAAGGTAGAGAAATATATTAAAATACTGGTTGACATTACCGACCGGAAGATTGCAGAAAACGATTTGAATATCCTTTCGTTCGCTGCAAAAAAATCGCCAAGCGGGTTCCTTGTGCGCGATAAAGATGGCAGGGTTACCTGGATGAACGAGGCCTTTGAAAAAATTACCGGCTACTCGCTGGAAGAAATGAAAGGCAAAATATTCGGTACCACCTTACTGGGCGAGGATACGGATATGAATGTGTTTAACAAAGCCGTTGAACTTACCCGTCAGCAAAAGCCTTACGAAGTTGAGATAAAGATCTATAAAAAAGATAAAACGCCTATTTGGGTATATCTTTCAAATAACCCGCTGTTTAATGAAAATGGGGATATTGAACGGCAGATAGGCGTAATAGTTGATATTACCGAACGTAAAAAAGTAGACCAGCAAATAGAGATGCTATCGCTAGTAGCAAGCAATACTATGAGCGGAGTAGTGATAAACGATGGTGAAGGCCACATAGAATGGGTGAACGATGCCTTTACACGTATTACCGGTTATACTTTGGCCGATGTTAAAAACTATCACCTGGGCGATGTTTTGAAAGGCGAACTTACAGATGTAGGCATTATCCAAAAATCGCGCGAGTTATCAAAAAATAAGCAGTCTTTTGAGGTCGACCTGCTGGTGTACCGTAAAGATGGGCAACCGTTATGGATTACGGTGATCAATTCTGTAATTGAAAATAATAACGGTAAAGTTGAAAAATATATTGAAGTTATTATTGATATAACCTCGAAGAAAAAGGCTGAACTTGAACTGATAGCAGCCAAAGAAGAAGCCCTGCAGTTAGGCCGCACGAAAGAAATGTTCATATCGGTAATGAGCCACGAGATACGTACACCGTTAAACGCGGTAATAGGTATATCGCATTTATTACTGAAAGATAACCCGCTGCCATCGCAAAGGGAAAACCTGAACGTTCTTAAATTCTCGGCCGATAACCTGATGGTGCTGATTAATGACGTGCTTGACTTTACTAAAATGGAGACGGGTAATGTGCAACTGGAAAGAGCCGACGTTAAGCTGCATGAATTGGTGCAGGGTGTGGTTTCAACCATGCGGTTTAAAGCTCAGGATAAAGATATCTATATAAAATCGCATATTGATAAAGGCGTCCCTGAGACTGTGATTGGCGATAGCACACGACTGATACAAATATTGCTAAACCTGGCCAGCAATGCTGTTAAATTTACCGACAAGGGCGGTGTTACTATTGACCTGAAATTAATAGAGGAAACACCTGAAAATGTACGGATACGTTTTGCCGTAACCGATACAGGTATTGGTATTGCAAGCGACAAGATTAATACTATATTTGAGTTGTGGAAACAGGCGGATACGGATACCACCCGAAAATATGGCGGTACAGGCTTGGGTTTGGCAATAAGTAAACGATTGGTAACTTTGCACGACTCGCGCATTAATGTGGATAGTGTATTGGGGCAAGGATCAACTTTCTGGTTCACCGTTACGTTTAAAAAAACTATCGATCATTCGGTAAACAAAAATAATAAAGTGGAAGAAGGACTAAAAATTCATGCCCTTGTGGTTGATGATAACCAGATTAACAGGTTGCTAATAAATAAAGTATTAAAGAAATGGGGCGCCACTGCAGACTTTGCCGAGAATGGTGTGGAAGCAATAAATAAAGTAAAAGAAAATCAGAACTACGATGTTGTGTTGATGGATATACATATGCCCGAAATGGGTGGGCTTGAGGCTACCGGGGTTATCCGCGGCATACAGCAACCCTATTTTCAACAATTACCTATAATTGCCCTTACCGCATCTATGCTAAACAGCCAGATGGATCAGATTGGCGATGCGGGTATGAACGATTATATACTGAAACCATTTGACCCGAAAACGCTTTTCGAGAAATTAAGCCGCTATCAAAAGCAATAA
- the hpf gene encoding ribosome hibernation-promoting factor, HPF/YfiA family, which yields MKITVQSIHFTADRKLLDFIQKKADKLDQFYDKIISGEVYLKLENVEDEANKISEIKIQLPGNLLFAKEQCKTFEEATDLALESLRKQIDKHKQKKTIAAEVAKKAVLAATEEEF from the coding sequence ATGAAGATCACAGTTCAATCAATTCATTTTACAGCAGACAGAAAGTTATTAGATTTTATCCAGAAGAAAGCTGATAAGCTTGATCAGTTTTATGATAAGATAATCAGCGGCGAAGTCTACTTAAAATTAGAGAACGTGGAAGACGAAGCAAACAAAATATCGGAAATAAAAATACAGCTACCGGGTAACCTGTTGTTTGCAAAAGAGCAATGCAAAACGTTTGAGGAGGCCACCGATTTGGCCCTTGAAAGCCTTAGGAAACAAATTGATAAACATAAGCAAAAGAAAACTATAGCAGCCGAAGTTGCCAAAAAAGCCGTTTTGGCTGCAACAGAGGAAGAATTTTAA
- a CDS encoding segregation and condensation protein A — protein MDIDMTGEGFEIKLPQFEGPFDLLLFFIERDELDIHDISITNITNDFLDYIHQMTSLNMEVASEFIFVAATLMRIKAKMLLPRYETDAEGNEVDLKEELIRKLVEYKKIKVLCDELRPFEEERLKQEKRGNIRYDLEQVERVTVPGEELSAISLYKLMLTYERLNMRWLTRTEPVTHTVVQYPYTIERQKKAINDLLLINQRLDFKAIAGNSENKVHFVYNFLAVLEMLQQELLDIQIGLGFNNFWIGLRDAQ, from the coding sequence TTGGATATTGATATGACCGGCGAAGGTTTCGAAATAAAACTCCCTCAGTTTGAAGGCCCATTTGATTTGTTGCTTTTTTTTATCGAGCGCGATGAACTGGATATTCACGATATTTCCATTACTAATATCACCAATGATTTCCTGGACTATATTCATCAGATGACCAGCCTTAATATGGAAGTGGCCAGCGAGTTTATTTTTGTGGCTGCAACCTTAATGCGAATTAAAGCCAAAATGTTACTACCGCGTTATGAGACTGATGCTGAAGGCAATGAGGTTGACCTGAAAGAGGAACTGATACGCAAACTGGTTGAATACAAAAAAATAAAAGTATTGTGCGATGAATTGCGGCCTTTTGAAGAGGAGCGCCTGAAGCAGGAAAAGCGCGGTAATATTAGATATGATCTGGAACAGGTGGAGCGGGTAACCGTACCAGGCGAAGAATTATCGGCTATAAGCCTTTATAAACTAATGCTCACTTACGAACGCCTGAACATGCGCTGGCTTACCCGTACCGAACCTGTTACGCACACCGTAGTACAATATCCCTATACCATCGAGCGGCAAAAAAAAGCGATAAACGATCTTTTGCTGATCAATCAACGACTGGATTTTAAAGCCATAGCCGGCAACTCTGAAAATAAGGTGCATTTTGTTTACAATTTTTTAGCAGTGCTGGAAATGCTTCAACAGGAATTGTTAGATATACAAATAGGCCTGGGTTTTAATAACTTTTGGATAGGGTTGCGCGATGCGCAATGA
- the tuf gene encoding elongation factor Tu produces MAKEKFDRSKPHLNIGTIGHVDHGKTTLTAAITKVLSDAGFSEARSFESIDSAPEEKERGITINTAHVEYSTKNRHYAHVDCPGHADYVKNMVTGAAQMDGAIIVVAATDGPMPQTREHILLARQVGVPSLVVFMNKVDMVDDPELLELVEMEIRELLSFYDFPGDDIPVIQGSALGGLNADPKWVGKIMELMDAVDSYIPIPPRLTDLPFLMPVEDVFSITGRGTVATGRIERGVINSGDPVDILGMGAENLKSTVTGVEMFRKILDRGEAGDNVGLLLRGIEKTDIRRGMVICKPGSVTPHTDFKAEVYVLSKAEGGRHTPFFNKYRPQFYFRTTDVTGEITLAEGIEMVMPGDNVTITVKLINAIAMEKGLRFAIREGGRTVGAGQVTEILK; encoded by the coding sequence ATGGCAAAAGAAAAGTTTGACCGCAGTAAGCCGCACTTAAACATCGGTACGATCGGTCACGTTGACCACGGTAAAACAACCCTTACCGCGGCTATTACTAAAGTGTTATCTGACGCAGGTTTTTCAGAAGCTCGTTCATTCGAATCTATTGACTCTGCTCCGGAAGAAAAAGAGCGTGGTATTACCATTAACACCGCTCACGTTGAGTATTCAACTAAAAACCGTCACTACGCACACGTTGACTGTCCAGGTCACGCGGATTATGTGAAAAACATGGTTACAGGTGCTGCTCAGATGGATGGTGCAATTATCGTTGTTGCTGCAACTGACGGTCCAATGCCTCAAACTCGCGAGCACATTCTTTTAGCCCGCCAGGTAGGTGTGCCTTCATTGGTTGTGTTCATGAATAAAGTTGACATGGTTGATGATCCGGAATTATTAGAATTAGTAGAAATGGAGATCCGTGAACTACTTTCATTCTATGATTTCCCAGGTGATGATATTCCAGTAATCCAGGGTTCTGCTTTGGGTGGCTTAAATGCTGATCCGAAATGGGTTGGAAAAATTATGGAATTGATGGATGCTGTTGATAGCTACATCCCAATCCCTCCGCGTTTGACAGATCTTCCGTTCCTTATGCCGGTAGAAGACGTATTCTCGATCACTGGTCGTGGTACTGTTGCAACTGGCCGTATCGAGCGTGGTGTAATCAACTCTGGCGATCCTGTGGATATCCTGGGTATGGGTGCCGAGAACTTAAAATCAACCGTAACTGGTGTTGAGATGTTCCGTAAGATCCTTGACCGTGGCGAAGCTGGTGACAACGTAGGTTTATTGTTACGTGGTATTGAAAAAACTGATATCCGTCGTGGTATGGTTATTTGCAAACCAGGTTCAGTAACCCCGCATACCGATTTCAAAGCAGAAGTTTACGTATTATCAAAAGCAGAAGGTGGCCGTCATACTCCATTCTTCAACAAATACCGTCCGCAATTCTATTTCCGTACAACAGACGTTACAGGTGAAATCACCTTGGCTGAAGGTATCGAGATGGTTATGCCTGGTGATAACGTTACCATCACCGTAAAACTTATCAACGCTATCGCGATGGAAAAAGGTTTACGTTTCGCTATCCGCGAAGGTGGTCGCACAGTAGGTGCCGGTCAGGTAACTGAAATCTTAAAATAA
- the rpsU gene encoding 30S ribosomal protein S21 has translation MIIINVKDGESLDKALKRFKKKFEKTGVLRELRSRQAFEKKSVARRHEIKHAIYKQNMNAETL, from the coding sequence ATGATCATTATCAACGTAAAAGACGGCGAATCATTAGACAAAGCATTAAAACGCTTTAAAAAGAAATTTGAGAAAACAGGTGTCTTACGCGAGCTCCGCTCACGCCAGGCTTTCGAGAAAAAATCTGTTGCCCGCAGGCACGAGATCAAACACGCCATATACAAACAAAACATGAACGCAGAAACGCTGTAA
- a CDS encoding tyrosine-type recombinase/integrase, which translates to MFLERFITYLQFEKRYSPHTVSAYKADLEQFFAHVNHPEQTITHPNEITHHHIRNWMVDMMDNDITARTVNRKTAVLRKYFKFLLQSDVIDSNPTAKIQTPKTPKKLPVVVETDKLDHLLDTGFDAGFEGTRDKLILEMLFGTGIRLAELVGLKETDINVYEGTIKVLGKRKKERIIPINKELKRVIAEYLELKKSEKFNNNSLTLVVTNKGANAYPKLIYNIVRRYLSEISTQNKRSPHVLRHTFATSLLNKGADLNAIKELLGHANLSATQVYTHNSVERLKSIYKQAHPKA; encoded by the coding sequence ATGTTTTTAGAGCGGTTCATTACCTATTTGCAATTTGAAAAACGGTATTCGCCACACACCGTTTCCGCCTATAAAGCCGACCTGGAGCAATTTTTTGCCCACGTTAACCATCCCGAACAAACAATTACCCATCCTAACGAAATAACCCATCACCACATCCGCAACTGGATGGTAGATATGATGGATAATGATATAACAGCCCGCACGGTAAACCGAAAAACAGCCGTGCTGCGCAAATACTTTAAATTTTTACTGCAAAGCGATGTGATCGATAGCAATCCCACCGCCAAAATACAGACACCCAAAACGCCTAAAAAATTGCCTGTAGTGGTAGAAACCGATAAGCTTGACCACTTGTTGGATACTGGTTTTGATGCCGGTTTTGAAGGTACCCGCGATAAACTGATACTGGAGATGCTGTTTGGTACCGGCATACGCCTGGCCGAACTGGTGGGGCTAAAGGAAACGGATATTAATGTATACGAGGGTACTATTAAGGTTTTAGGCAAGCGTAAAAAAGAACGGATCATCCCGATTAATAAAGAGTTGAAGCGTGTAATAGCGGAATACCTGGAATTAAAAAAAAGTGAAAAATTTAATAACAATTCCCTAACACTCGTCGTTACCAATAAAGGGGCAAATGCTTATCCGAAACTAATTTATAATATAGTGCGCAGATACCTTTCAGAAATATCAACCCAAAACAAAAGAAGCCCGCATGTGCTGCGGCATACATTTGCCACCAGCCTTTTAAATAAAGGAGCCGACCTGAATGCCATAAAAGAGCTTTTAGGCCATGCTAACTTAAGCGCTACGCAAGTATACACCCACAACTCCGTGGAGAGATTAAAGTCTATTTATAAACAAGCCCATCCAAAGGCGTAA